In the Candidatus Brocadiia bacterium genome, one interval contains:
- a CDS encoding GIY-YIG nuclease family protein, giving the protein MFYVYIIQSKNYGGLYTGYTENLERRLSEHNSNQVASTKNRGPFRIIYYEVCFNQEDALDRERYLKSGMGKRYIKNRLKGFLNIDKE; this is encoded by the coding sequence ATGTTTTACGTTTATATAATACAGAGTAAGAATTACGGTGGTTTGTATACTGGATATACTGAGAATTTAGAAAGGCGTTTATCGGAGCATAATAGTAATCAGGTAGCATCTACTAAGAACAGAGGGCCGTTTAGGATTATATATTACGAGGTGTGTTTTAATCAGGAAGATGCGTTAGATCGGGAAAGATACCTTAAAAGCGGGATGGGAAAACGATATATTAAGAATAGGTTAAAAGGGTTTTTGAATATTGACAAGGAATAA
- the ybeY gene encoding rRNA maturation RNase YbeY, with product MNKVYIKFLTRYLGKDKARVAFLVRRALNLVIRSERINSKGNIILSLVLVDNDLIRKLNSRFLKRNRITDVIAFPLGDDGSKGEFGEIIVSIEKAYQEAHRRKIAPEGEIVLYCVHGLLHLLGYDDHSVKDSLEMWERQREILGKIFGQAKASRWLD from the coding sequence ATGAATAAAGTTTATATCAAGTTTCTTACTCGTTATTTGGGAAAAGATAAAGCCAGGGTTGCGTTTCTTGTCCGGCGGGCTTTGAATCTGGTAATCAGGTCCGAACGGATAAATAGCAAGGGTAATATTATTTTAAGTTTGGTACTGGTAGATAACGACTTAATACGAAAACTTAACAGCCGGTTCCTGAAAAGAAACCGGATAACCGACGTTATTGCTTTCCCTTTAGGCGATGATGGTTCGAAAGGCGAGTTCGGCGAGATAATCGTATCGATAGAGAAGGCATATCAAGAGGCGCACCGGCGGAAGATCGCGCCGGAAGGCGAAATAGTCCTTTACTGCGTGCATGGGTTGCTGCACCTGTTGGGGTATGACGACCATAGCGTTAAGGACAGTCTGGAGATGTGGGAGCGACAACGGGAAATTTTAGGCAAGATTTTTGGGCAGGCTAAGGCCAGCCGTTGGTTGGATTAG